AGGAACGCCAACACAATGGTGATCTTGGACTGGATACAGAGGACGGTGCTGCAGGCGAAGGTGATAATGAACCCAGCTGACTCCCAAAGGCGATAGTTGCTGAAGGCAGCCTCGGCCTTGCCAGGGAAGATCACACCGTAGAACGCTGGGGATGTACATACCACGCTCACTATGCGACTCTGATAACTACTCGAATGTCACACCTTGCTATATACCTCGTTATATACCAACattattcattcagtcatttAGCAAACGCACACAGAAGACTCACCATTGATCTGCGTCTGCCAGACAGCATCCGACACGCCCCACAGTCCGGCCAGCACGAAGAATATGGCTGTGTCGTCAGGGTGAGGGCGCCACTTTATGAGAGTAATGATGACCCCGTAGTTGATGACCGCGCCCACGATGAAGACGGGGACGCGACCCAACAGTTTGACCAGCGggctgaaggagatggagcagaGGGCGTCACACACGCCGTAGCAGATCATCACGTAGCCCACCATGTGCACACCGAGGCCGCACGACACGTAGGCCTGTCCGGGAGAAAGGCGACAGCTACAGCCACAGGTACAACTACAGCACCTACATGTCTTGCACAAGGAGGATTGAGCGGGAGATGCCAACACTATACGTGCTTACGGCGGTGAAGTCAGACTGGAAGAAGCCTTGTTCCACGCCCGACCAGATGGTGAGGGGGATGATGAGCAGCTGGTACGGGTGACGCATGTGGTTGAAGGTGGCGATCAGAAGCTGGATCGACGATTTGCCCTCTGTGGCAgctgtctccttctccttgccCACGAACCTGTCAATACGGTACACATCTTAACGCATTGCAGATCGAATGTGACAGATACATGAGGTCAATTCCTCTTCCCAGAGAAGCGGTAAACAAAAAGGTGTGTGAGAGAATAAATTGGATGAAAAGTTACCTTCTGAGAGGATCGACGAACACTACAATGATGACTGAAGACAGCAGTGCACACACTAGGTAAATGCTTGCCATGGTGTATCTCTGCCAGTTAGGAATCCCGTCATCGCCGTTAGTAGCATTTTGTGTAGCGAGACAGAAATTGTATCCACATGTCTCCAGCTCTTCATCCGTTTTGTTTAACACCCCCGTATCCGTTGACAACACTGGGGAGACAGGAATACAGTGTTACACTGTAATGTTCCACGGAGCAAAGGTTATTTACTGTATATAAATACTGAATGAGCGGAAGCGTGAAATAGAGGCAcctgaggaggagatgaggttgCCCCACACCTGAGTCgactggaagaagaggaagaaaataccgAAGTATCGAGTAATAACCACCTCCTTGTCCTGCCCCGTCAGCTCCGCGTACTTGGTCCCCACCTGCGGACAGCAAAGTGCGTTAATCTTGAGTTTATGATAAATTGTGGTTTTTCTATTGGCTTCAGAGGAATATATTCTCTCAAGAACAACTGAGACAATGAATTGAGTGAGAATAATGGTTGTACTTAAATAAGGATCTTAAGgcttcccactctccctctctctctctctctctctctctctctctctctctctctctctctctctctctctctctctctctctctctctctctctgccgcgaCCAGTACGATGGTAATAAAAAATGACTGGCTCACTACAAGGCTAAGATTCTACCGCTGGGTTTGATAAATAAAGCTGGAGGAAACACAGTTACAAACCTGGGTGAGGTAAGAACACTTGGCCGACCACATCGGGGCGGCGCCAAGCCCCACCAAGATGGCTGTGGGTACCATTGTAGCCAGTGTCGGATGGAACTGGGCCGCGATGTATGAAGAGTAACCCAGCATGCAGACTGCCATCGTATACTTAGTCTTGAGTGTCTTGATGAGCAGTGACGGCAGGAAGCAGCAGGATACCACTAGTGCTGCGTATACTGTAGTCAGGGACACCGTGCCGACCGTCCTTGAGGGAAAATTGGTTCAATTGTATTAACTTAAAAAGAACAATGGAAATGTCTTCATATAAATCATACGGAAATAAACATTAATACATTAGGTTAAggtgatatagaaaaaaatatcaatttaGTATTGCAAAGATTGTTTTactcactgcacacacacacacacacacacacacacacacacacacacacacacacacacacacacacacacacacacacacacacacacacacacacacacacacacacacacacacacacacacacacacacacacacacacacacacacaagaacataagaacataagaaaagaggaagctgcaagaggccgtcaggctatacgaggcagtccctgtgtgatttagctacctaattccatctatctttcccatccatgaacttatctaaccttcttttaaagctccctattgactcagtcctgactacatgcccactgagactgttccactcatcaaccactctatttgaaaaccagtttcttcccatttctttcctaaacctgaatttttcaagtttaaacccattatttcttgttctgtccccgctactgatcctaagaactacattcatgtcccctttgttaaaacccttataccacttaaatacttctatcaggtctcctcttaaccttcgTCTCTTTAGAGAATGCAACTttagttttttcagtctctcttcgtaggaaatatccctcattctctctgtatctttttagtcatcctcctttgcactgactccaacagagctatgtccttcctgaattgtggggaccagaattgtaacgcatagtcaagatgtggactgaccagcgccaagtataattttagtattacttcgggactcctgcttttaacacttctaaaaatgaatcctAATAcactattcgccttatttctggcttCAATACATTGCTTCATTGTATCGAGAttggagctaactatgactcttagatctttcacacacacacacacacacacacacaccccggccgggtggagacacacacacgtgtagcccctgttcacctagcagtgagtaggtacgggatgtaaatcgaggagttgtgaccttgttgtcccggtgtgtggtgtgtgcctggtctcagacctatcccaagatcggaaataatgagctctgagc
This DNA window, taken from Portunus trituberculatus isolate SZX2019 chromosome 15, ASM1759143v1, whole genome shotgun sequence, encodes the following:
- the LOC123504175 gene encoding UNC93-like protein, producing the protein MKESQHSAFDNPVFEPEDVIQGSNTRKDGSLDGKSDKEGSIPAVPEESLEHNPKVARIILKNIIIISIAFTFLFTAYNSMANLQSSINQTVGTVSLTTVYAALVVSCCFLPSLLIKTLKTKYTMAVCMLGYSSYIAAQFHPTLATMVPTAILVGLGAAPMWSAKCSYLTQVGTKYAELTGQDKEVVITRYFGIFFLFFQSTQVWGNLISSSVLSTDTGVLNKTDEELETCGYNFCLATQNATNGDDGIPNWQRYTMASIYLVCALLSSVIIVVFVDPLRRFVGKEKETAATEGKSSIQLLIATFNHMRHPYQLLIIPLTIWSGVEQGFFQSDFTAAYVSCGLGVHMVGYVMICYGVCDALCSISFSPLVKLLGRVPVFIVGAVINYGVIITLIKWRPHPDDTAIFFVLAGLWGVSDAVWQTQINAFYGVIFPGKAEAAFSNYRLWESAGFIITFACSTVLCIQSKITIVLAFLSVGMVGYFSIEIIDRFVGIKKDSDGEAVPIDRLVTGKY